One segment of Cynocephalus volans isolate mCynVol1 chromosome 8, mCynVol1.pri, whole genome shotgun sequence DNA contains the following:
- the OAZ3 gene encoding LOW QUALITY PROTEIN: ornithine decarboxylase antizyme 3 (The sequence of the model RefSeq protein was modified relative to this genomic sequence to represent the inferred CDS: deleted 1 base in 1 codon) — protein MLPCCYKSITYKEQEDLTLRPRSCIQCSESLAGLQVGRNTKQGNQDQLKELYSAGNLTVLATDSLFHQNPVQLDFHFHLSPQTSAHWHGLLCDHRLFLDIPYRALDQGNRESLTATLEYVEEKTNVDSVFVNFQNDRNDRGALLRAFSYMGFEVVRPDHPALPPWDNAIFMVYPLERDLGHLPNDPP, from the exons ATGCTGCCTTGTTGTTATAAAAG CATTACTTATAAGGAACAGGAGGACTTGACACTCCGGCCCCGTTCCTGTATCCAGTGCTCC GAGTCCCTAGCAGGCCTCCAGGTGGGCAGAAACACCAAACAGGGCAACCAAGACCAGCTTAAAGAACTGTATTCG GCTGGGAATCTGACGGTGCTGGCAACTGACTCCCTGTTCCACCAGAACCCAGTACAATTAGACTTTCACTTCCACCTCAGCCCCCAGACCTCTGCCCATTGGCACGGCCTTCTCTGTGACCATCGACTGTTCTTGGATATCCCATATCGTGCCCTGGATCAAGGCAACCGGGAAAG TTTGACTGCAACACTGGAGTATGTGGAGGAGAAGACCAATGTGGACTCTGTGTTTGTAAACTTCCAAAATGATCGGAATGATAGAG GTGCCCTGCTGCGGGCCTTCAGCTACATGGGCTTTGAGGTGGTCAGGCCAGATcaccctgccctccctccctgggacAATGCCATCTTTATGGTATACCCCCTTGAAAGGGACCTTGGCCACCTGCCCAATGACCCTCCCTGA
- the TDRKH gene encoding tudor and KH domain-containing protein isoform X2, whose translation MSTERTSWTSLSTIQKIALGLGIPASATIAYILYRRYKESREERLTFVGEDDIEIEMRVPQEAVKLIIGRQGANIKQVCKAKAAIHQILTENTLVSEQLSVPQRSVGRIIGRGGETIRSICKASGAKITCDRESEGTLLLSRLIKISGTQKEVTAAKHLILEKVSEDEELRKRIAHSAETRVPRKQPISVRREEMTDPGDAGEPTLWNSTSSSMEQATPLVVLPCKGGGDMAAVGPKEGSWEKPNDNSIQKSGAQASPEMSMFEIPSPDFSFHADEYLEVYVSASEHPNHFWIQIIGFRSLQLDKLVSEMTQYYENSLPQDLIVHVGDIVAAPLPTNGSWYRAQVLGTLENGNLDLYFVDFGDNGDCPLKDLRALRSDFLSLPFQAIECSLARIAPSGEQWEEEALDEFERLTHCADWKPLVAKISSYVHTGISTWPKIYLYDTSSGKKLDIGLELVRKGYAIELPEDMEENRTVPDMLRDVATETNASLSSMLNENKKSPGEITHTLSCLSLSEAASVFGDDNLEDDHLL comes from the exons ATGTCCACTGAAAGGACTTCTTGGACAAGCTTGTCCACTATTCAGAAAATAGCCCTGGGCCTCGGGATCCCAGCCAGTGCAACAATTGCCTATATCCTATACCGCAGGTATAAGGAAAGCAGAG AAGAGCGGCTAACATTTGTTGGGGAAGATGACATCGAGATAGAGATGCGGGTTCCCCAGGAGGCTGTGAAGCTCATCATTGGCCGGCAAGGAGCCAATATTAAACAG GTGTGCAAGGCCAAAGCAGCAATTCATCAGATCCTGACAGAGAATACCCTGGTGTCTGAGCAGCTCTCAGTTCCCCAGAGATCTGTGGGCAGAATCATAG GGAGAGGCGGTGAGACGATTCGTTCTATCTGTAAGGCCTCTGGAGCCAAGATTACCTGTGACAGAGAATCAGAGGGGACATTACTACTATCAAGACTTATAAAAATCTCAGGAACACAGAAGGAAGTGACAGCAGCTAAG CATTTGATACTGGAGAAAGTTTCAGAAGATGAAGAACTTCGGAAGAGAATTGCCCACTCTGCAGAAACCAGAGTCCCACGCAAGCAGCCAATCAGTGTGAGAAGAGAGGAAATGACAGATCCAGGTGATGCTGGAGAGCCAACTTTATGGAATAGCACCAGTTCTAGCATGGAGCAGGCCACACCCCTGGTGGTTCTTCCTTGCAAAGGAGGTGGCGACATGGCTGCGGTAGGACCAAAAGAAGGTTCCTGGGAGAAACCTAATGATAACAGCATTCAGAAGTCTGGAGCTCAGGCCAGTCCAGAGATGTCCATGTTTGAAA TTCCCAGTCCTGACTTCAGTTTTCATGCTGATGAGTACCTAGAAGTCTATGTCTCTGCTTCTGAACACCCTAACCACTTCTGGATCCAAATCATTGGCTTCCGCAGCCTGCAATTGGATAAGCTTGTCAGTGAGATGACCCAGTACTATGAGAATAGTCTG CCTCAAGACTTGATTGTGCACGTAGGAGACATTGTAGCAGCACCTTTACCTACAAATGGTTCCTGGTATCGAGCCCAAGTACTTGGGACCTTGGAAAATGGGAACTTAGACCTCTACTTTGTTGACTTTGGAGATAATGGAGATTGCCCACTAAAGGACCTCAGGGCTCTCAG GAGTGACTTCCTAAGCCTTCCATTTCAAGCAATAGAGTGTAGTCTGGCACGGATTGCCCCCTCAG GTGAACAATGGGAAGAGGAAGCTTTGGACGAGTTTGAGAGACTCACTCACTGTGCTGATTGGAAGCCCTTGGTGGCCAAGATCTCTAGCTACGTCCACACTGGCATCTCAACCTGGCCAAAGATTTACTTATATGATACTAGCAGTGGAAAG aaaCTTGATATTGGGCTAGAATTAGTTCGTAAAGGATATGCAATTGAGCTTCCTgaagacatggaagaaaacagaactgtccCAGACATGTTGAGGGATGTG GCCACAGAAACGAATGCCTCTCTCAGCAGCATGCTCAATGAGAACAAAAAGAGTCCTGGAGAGATAACACATACTCTGTCCTGCCTCAGCTTATCAG AAGCTGCCTCTGTGTTTGGTGATGATAACCTTGAAGATGACCACTTACTCTGA
- the TDRKH gene encoding tudor and KH domain-containing protein isoform X1, whose product MSTERTSWTSLSTIQKIALGLGIPASATIAYILYRRYKESREERLTFVGEDDIEIEMRVPQEAVKLIIGRQGANIKQLRKQTGARIDVDTENVGDERVLLISGFPVQVCKAKAAIHQILTENTLVSEQLSVPQRSVGRIIGRGGETIRSICKASGAKITCDRESEGTLLLSRLIKISGTQKEVTAAKHLILEKVSEDEELRKRIAHSAETRVPRKQPISVRREEMTDPGDAGEPTLWNSTSSSMEQATPLVVLPCKGGGDMAAVGPKEGSWEKPNDNSIQKSGAQASPEMSMFEIPSPDFSFHADEYLEVYVSASEHPNHFWIQIIGFRSLQLDKLVSEMTQYYENSLPQDLIVHVGDIVAAPLPTNGSWYRAQVLGTLENGNLDLYFVDFGDNGDCPLKDLRALRSDFLSLPFQAIECSLARIAPSGEQWEEEALDEFERLTHCADWKPLVAKISSYVHTGISTWPKIYLYDTSSGKKLDIGLELVRKGYAIELPEDMEENRTVPDMLRDVATETNASLSSMLNENKKSPGEITHTLSCLSLSEAASVFGDDNLEDDHLL is encoded by the exons ATGTCCACTGAAAGGACTTCTTGGACAAGCTTGTCCACTATTCAGAAAATAGCCCTGGGCCTCGGGATCCCAGCCAGTGCAACAATTGCCTATATCCTATACCGCAGGTATAAGGAAAGCAGAG AAGAGCGGCTAACATTTGTTGGGGAAGATGACATCGAGATAGAGATGCGGGTTCCCCAGGAGGCTGTGAAGCTCATCATTGGCCGGCAAGGAGCCAATATTAAACAG CTGCGGAAACAGACAGGTGCTCGGATTGATGTGGACACGGAAAATGTAGGCGATGAGCGAGTGCTTCTTATCAGTGGTTTTCCTGTTCAGGTGTGCAAGGCCAAAGCAGCAATTCATCAGATCCTGACAGAGAATACCCTGGTGTCTGAGCAGCTCTCAGTTCCCCAGAGATCTGTGGGCAGAATCATAG GGAGAGGCGGTGAGACGATTCGTTCTATCTGTAAGGCCTCTGGAGCCAAGATTACCTGTGACAGAGAATCAGAGGGGACATTACTACTATCAAGACTTATAAAAATCTCAGGAACACAGAAGGAAGTGACAGCAGCTAAG CATTTGATACTGGAGAAAGTTTCAGAAGATGAAGAACTTCGGAAGAGAATTGCCCACTCTGCAGAAACCAGAGTCCCACGCAAGCAGCCAATCAGTGTGAGAAGAGAGGAAATGACAGATCCAGGTGATGCTGGAGAGCCAACTTTATGGAATAGCACCAGTTCTAGCATGGAGCAGGCCACACCCCTGGTGGTTCTTCCTTGCAAAGGAGGTGGCGACATGGCTGCGGTAGGACCAAAAGAAGGTTCCTGGGAGAAACCTAATGATAACAGCATTCAGAAGTCTGGAGCTCAGGCCAGTCCAGAGATGTCCATGTTTGAAA TTCCCAGTCCTGACTTCAGTTTTCATGCTGATGAGTACCTAGAAGTCTATGTCTCTGCTTCTGAACACCCTAACCACTTCTGGATCCAAATCATTGGCTTCCGCAGCCTGCAATTGGATAAGCTTGTCAGTGAGATGACCCAGTACTATGAGAATAGTCTG CCTCAAGACTTGATTGTGCACGTAGGAGACATTGTAGCAGCACCTTTACCTACAAATGGTTCCTGGTATCGAGCCCAAGTACTTGGGACCTTGGAAAATGGGAACTTAGACCTCTACTTTGTTGACTTTGGAGATAATGGAGATTGCCCACTAAAGGACCTCAGGGCTCTCAG GAGTGACTTCCTAAGCCTTCCATTTCAAGCAATAGAGTGTAGTCTGGCACGGATTGCCCCCTCAG GTGAACAATGGGAAGAGGAAGCTTTGGACGAGTTTGAGAGACTCACTCACTGTGCTGATTGGAAGCCCTTGGTGGCCAAGATCTCTAGCTACGTCCACACTGGCATCTCAACCTGGCCAAAGATTTACTTATATGATACTAGCAGTGGAAAG aaaCTTGATATTGGGCTAGAATTAGTTCGTAAAGGATATGCAATTGAGCTTCCTgaagacatggaagaaaacagaactgtccCAGACATGTTGAGGGATGTG GCCACAGAAACGAATGCCTCTCTCAGCAGCATGCTCAATGAGAACAAAAAGAGTCCTGGAGAGATAACACATACTCTGTCCTGCCTCAGCTTATCAG AAGCTGCCTCTGTGTTTGGTGATGATAACCTTGAAGATGACCACTTACTCTGA